The sequence CAGCAAGTGGTCAATTGACAACTTACTGTAGCAATTATGTAAAGCCTGATCCATTAAGCCATGTAACGGTAACCAATTGGTAAACCATGAACTTTTCACGTATTTTCAAGAATCTAGAACTACAAATATCAGCTAGACCACAAACCTTTACTCTGGCTTAGGCAGGTATTAAGCTTGTGACAGCAGGCACATTGAGAGCATCCAATTAGTTCCTTTTTGAATACCTTTGGCACTTAGAAAGCTACCCAATTTGTCATTCAATCCAACAATTTTCACAATAGGATCACGCCAAAGGAACAGCATGCCCACCTCCATGGCCATCTGGCATTCCATTCCATTTCCATCTCAACCAGACCGTGGCTATACTAGTGCCTTCATTTATTCACATGCTAATCCATTATAAAGCGCCACTCTTAAACAGTGTTCCACTTATCTAGTTACCCAATTCCCATCCAATTCCCGTCCAATCCTTGTCCAATCCTTGTCCAATATCCATTACATATCCGTTAATTACCgtatatattttcaccCGCACGGAACATCGAACATAGTTATCGTCATAcgttaaattatttataattcaaGCCAAGACGGTATATATGTAATGACAGAATAATTTGAACAAAATGTAGTTTTTCTTCACAAAATAAGGCACAACTCAATGCATAACCCAATCTAATTATCTAATACTCgtttgaaattgaaactttatattgaaaattattgaagGTTTCGCTAATGGACATCCCATATCCTTAAAAGAGCCCTCcttattttcatttctttcaCGAATttaactcatatataaacccctccctttttaattatattcttgGGAAAATTGGCAGTTCGgtaatttattatcaaatacagaagtaaatataacaataataagaaTGTCTAAGGTTGAGCAATTGAGGAAAGATTTAGATGCTTTGAGCACCGGTTATGGTTTAATGAGTTTGACTTGGAAGGCTGAGCCAGTTCCAAAAGATCAAGCTTTTGCTGCTATGAAACAAGTTGTTGATTTTGctttagaaaaaaatgtGAAGGcttttttcaatgttgGTGAATTTTATGGTCCAGACTATATTAtgttaaagaatttttttgaGAAATATCCTGAATTAAGGCAAAAGGTCATTGTTAGTTGTAAAGGTTCCATGGATGTTGCCAAAATGGCTCCATTGGGTAAATCTGATGATGTTAAGAAGAGTGTAGAGATCTGTTCTTCCATTTTAGGTGGTTATATCGATATCTATGAAGTCGCTAGAATTGATGAATCCATTGTTGAAGAAGGACAAGACTATCCATATGAAACTTTTGAAGCTTTAGCTGAAATGGTAGACAATGGCTTCATTGGTGGTGTTTCTTTAAGCGAAGTTACTGAAAAGCAAATCAGAGCTATTAATAAAGATTGGCATAAGTACTTAACTTGTGTTGAAGTCGAATTATCTCTATTCAGTACTCAAATCTTGCATAACAATATAGCTAAAACTTGTGGTGAATTAGGTTTAATCATTATCGCATACTCTCCACTAGGAAGAGGCCTATTGACTGGCCAAATCACAAGTGTAAAAGATATTCCAAAGGGTGACTTTAGGTTAATGCTAAAAAGATTCCATGGTGACGCGATGGCTCAAAATTTGGTCCTCGTTCAATTCTTACGGGACGAAATCATTGCTAAACGTGATCCTGCTGACCGTATCACTTTACCACAACTTGCACTAGGTTGGATTAAACATAACAGTAACAGATTTGGTTATGGTAAGATCATCCCAATTCCAAGTGGTTCTTCTGTTTCTAAAGTTACTGAAAATTTTGACGAGAATAAGGCTAAGATCACCGATGCTGAATTCGACAagattaatgaatttttgaaaggTTTCACTACTGTCGGTGACAGATACGAATTGGCTTGATATATTTGactaaatttttattgCCTTTTATAGTTAAGTAACATCTACtaacaattattatatagatAATAGAACTTAGCAATCACATTAaccattatatatatatctgttcAAAGAATTTAAGATTCATAAGGACAGTAATGTAATGTACTTCCAACAGGTGTGTCATAAATGTACTTTAGATCACGCTGGACGGaaatacaatattttatattattcaaaacGTACATTAtatagaatatataaagaagGCAATCATTGAAAAGTGAACAACAAAAATGGAGTTCTCTTACTTGTTGAATAGTCTTGACAAACTGATATCAAAGTTCAAATATATAGCTTTTGCAAGGTGTTACTTGATTCATTATTCAGAGTTCGAATAAAAGTTATACagttatattttcttattttgaattatcgaatatctaaaaatttgaatttgcaGAGGAAACACGATGTCTCAATATGTGGGTAAGACAATTTCCCTAATCTCTGTCACTGAAAACAGATATGTTGgtttattagaaaatattgattcaGAAAGAGGTACTGTTACTTTAAACAATGTCCGCTGTTTCGGTACTGAAGGTCGTAAAAATTGGGGACCAGAAGAAATTCCTCCAAATGCAACACTTTATAAATCCGTCAAGTTCAATGGTAATGATGTTAAAGATCTAAACATTTTAGACATTAAACTAGAAGATGCCCATCCCGTACTGCCACCAGCTGGCCAACAAGGTCAACAGCAGACTCAACAACAAGTGAACGCTGCACAAATGCCACATGAGCCTCAACAACCAAATGTACCTGCCGCTATGGCTGGTTATGGTGTTTACCAACCAGCACCAGGATCAGAACCTATTGTAGGTTCCGATTCAactgaaaataaagaatcCACAAAGGAATCCAGAAAATCAAACAATCAACAAAATACCCATAGACCACCAAGAAATAACACACATCATCACAAAGTTGAAATACCTGCTGAggattttgattttgagaGTAACAATGCTGTTTTTGTAAAAGAAGCTCCAGAGCCAAATGGGCAGGAAATTAATGAGAACACTGCTATTCAAGAAACTGAATCAAAGGAACAATTTTACAATAAATCctcatcattttttgacAGTATTTCCACATCAACTGAAACAAATACTAACATGAAATGGAATgttgaaaaagaattaaatttagACACTTTTGGCCAAGCTTCTGCTAACAGAAGATTTAATTCAAGAGGTGGACATAATTTCCGTGGCCGTGGCCGTGGTAGGGGCAGGGGTAACGGTAGAGGCAGAGGTAACAGTAGAGGAAATTATAACAACAACTACAATGGCAATAATTATAACAGCAACAGTACTTTTAATGCCGATGTGGAATTTTAATGGTTATTTGAGATCTAACttaattaattcttttatttaatgtCACACTTCATTTTACTTTTGGATTATGACTTACTTTTTATTAATGCATATTTACTGATGATATCtttgttaaaattatttatcattatatacTCTTTCTTCTTAAAACTTAATATCATGCGGGAAGCATCTGTGCTTTCTACCATCTGAACGTATACTCTTTCCTTTATCTCTTATCATACCTTTTCTCATATCAAATGCATCCTTGTCATCATTACATTTCTTTAAAGTTTCTGGATATCCATCCCCTGCTGTATTATAGTATCCTACCACTCTCCTAAAGACACTGTATCCCAGCTTTTCATAAAGTTTGATTGCTAGTGCATTATCACATTTCACAAACAAGTCAATAAAATTCACGTTATGTGGCAATACATCTgtaattttttctaatgTGTTACACAAAATGGAAGCTAAAAACAATCTACGGAATTCTGGAGCAACCGTTACAGCTGTTATATGCGAGTGCCAATCGTTTCCATGACCTTCTGTTTTTGCCATCATATAGCctgatatattatttgttgtaATTGATGCGTCGACAGTTTGCTCAACTGtcttaaaaaataaaccaGGCCATAATATTAGGTATTcgaaataaaattcaacaGGAAAATTCTCAGTCAACACATCTAGGTTAACATTATCCAGATTGAATAGATCGGTAGCTTCAAACGGGTCAAGCGTACTCATAATTGGCCCCTTGCAACACTTATCAGCAACAATGTGGTATGTTAATACATGCAACTGTTATCAAATCAAGTACTTCTATGTTGTAAACCATCTTGTTAACGACCGCTGTAATAGTAATTTTACttactttctttttaagttgcaattgataatttttgaatttttagCAAACGCACTTAAAAGATCAAGGCAATGAAGAACGATATTTGACTGAGAAACTACCCAACTTGAAGAAACTGTGAACAAATATATAGGGTACAATAGTTTTATTGTTCTTACATTaagaaaacaaacaaatatatGCTTATCGAGTGATTATAAACTTTATTTACCTGTAATcgaatataaatttatagaCTTATCTGCATAAGCAACCACAAGTTTACTCATCTCATTAT comes from Tetrapisispora phaffii CBS 4417 chromosome 4, complete genome and encodes:
- the SCD6 gene encoding Scd6p (similar to Saccharomyces cerevisiae SCD6 (YPR129W); ancestral locus Anc_3.464); its protein translation is MSQYVGKTISLISVTENRYVGLLENIDSERGTVTLNNVRCFGTEGRKNWGPEEIPPNATLYKSVKFNGNDVKDLNILDIKLEDAHPVLPPAGQQGQQQTQQQVNAAQMPHEPQQPNVPAAMAGYGVYQPAPGSEPIVGSDSTENKESTKESRKSNNQQNTHRPPRNNTHHHKVEIPAEDFDFESNNAVFVKEAPEPNGQEINENTAIQETESKEQFYNKSSSFFDSISTSTETNTNMKWNVEKELNLDTFGQASANRRFNSRGGHNFRGRGRGRGRGNGRGRGNSRGNYNNNYNGNNYNSNSTFNADVEF
- the TPHA0D03090 gene encoding pyridoxine 4-dehydrogenase (similar to Saccharomyces cerevisiae YPR127W; ancestral locus Anc_3.462) yields the protein MSKVEQLRKDLDALSTGYGLMSLTWKAEPVPKDQAFAAMKQVVDFALEKNVKAFFNVGEFYGPDYIMLKNFFEKYPELRQKVIVSCKGSMDVAKMAPLGKSDDVKKSVEICSSILGGYIDIYEVARIDESIVEEGQDYPYETFEALAEMVDNGFIGGVSLSEVTEKQIRAINKDWHKYLTCVEVELSLFSTQILHNNIAKTCGELGLIIIAYSPLGRGLLTGQITSVKDIPKGDFRLMLKRFHGDAMAQNLVLVQFLRDEIIAKRDPADRITLPQLALGWIKHNSNRFGYGKIIPIPSGSSVSKVTENFDENKAKITDAEFDKINEFLKGFTTVGDRYELA
- the NAT3 gene encoding peptide alpha-N-acetyltransferase complex B subunit NAT3 (similar to Saccharomyces cerevisiae NAT3 (YPR131C); ancestral locus Anc_3.465), which encodes MSTLDPFEATDLFNLDNVNLDVLTENFPVEFYFEYLILWPGLFFKTVEQTVDASITTNNISGYMMAKTEGHGNDWHSHITAVTVAPEFRRLFLASILCNTLEKITDVLPHNVNFIDLFVKCDNALAIKLYEKLGYSVFRRVVGYYNTAGDGYPETLKKCNDDKDAFDMRKGMIRDKGKSIRSDGRKHRCFPHDIKF